AAGCGATCGAAGTTTCACATGAGTATCTCAAACGCCGACAAGCGGAACTGAAGGCAGGCAAAGCCAATGTGCAGACTTGGGTCGGGAAATAACACGAACTGGGTGTAAGCGACAATTCCAGGTTCATCCAGCGGACGCTTCCGTCGGATGAGCCATAAAAAACATCGTGGATGCAGGACACGATTCGGAGCGGTTGACGCAACCAGGAGCGGCTGACTGTGTATCATTCATTTTGCAGTTTCAACACATCTTTCATCGTGTAGACTCAAGGTCCCTGACCGGAGTCATCGTGACTGAGCAAGCCAAGATCAGCAGTCGGAAAACTTGATGAAAAAGCAATTAGTAGCACTCGTCTTCACCATGTCGGTGTTGTCGATCTGCGCGGCGTCAACGCATACCTGTGGCGCAGATCGCCCACCGAACGTCATTCTCATTTTCGCTGATGACCTCGGTCCTGGGATGCTAGGATGTTACGGCCAGCAGGTCGTGACGACGCCCCATATCGACCAGTTGGCCGCTGAGGGGATGAAGTTTACAAACTACTACGGTGGTGTTTATTGTGCTCCAGCACGCTGGACGTTGCTGACGGGAATGCACGATGGCCGCGTCGGCGGTTGGGCCAATAGTCGCCCCGGACTGCCCATTCTACGCGACGCCGGCAAGATCACCGAAGCCCAATATCAAACGCGGTTGGCTGAGCTCAAACGGAATTCGCATCCGATCGGTGATGATGAAGTCTTTTTGGCTCAGATCGCCCAGCATGCCGGGTATGAAACTGCTCAGTTTGGAAAACTCGATCGCGGTTTCCTTACCTGGCACGAACGAGTCAAGCGGTTTGGGTGGGACTTCTACGAAGGTTACTACGACCACCAACGCTGCCATGGTTTCTATCCGCCCTACCTGTGGCGTAATGGCGAACGCTTTGAGTTACCAGGCAACAGGATGGCGGACTGCGGAAAGACCAGCGAGGCGGGCGACGAGCCGGTCGGGTACGGCGGCGAAACGTATTCGCAAAATGTATTCATCGAAGGCATTCTGAAATATTTACGGTCGCATCAAGATAAGCCCTTCTTTCTCTATCATCCGACTCAATTGCCGCATGGGCCGGTGGCAATCCCGGAGCTACATCCCGACTTCGCAGATCATCCGTCGATGACGTTGGCAGAAAAAAAGTATGCGTCGATGGTCAAAATGCTCGACGATCATGTCGGATTGATCATGGCAGAGTTAAAGTCATTGGGACTCGATGACGATACGGTCGTTCTCTTTTCCTCGGACAACGGCCACGAGCTCTACTATGGGCCGAAGCCTGCGTACAAAAAACAGCAACTTCCTAGCGGCGAGCCAGCGAACTTGACAGACAAAAAATGGCGTACCCGGGAGCACGGCGATATTTTCGATGGAGCCGGTGGGCGAGCGGGACTCAAACGCAGTGGCTATCAGGGCGGGATGCAATGTCCGCTGATCGTCCGTTGGCCCGGCAAGATCGCCAGTGGTACGGAGACCTCACTGTTGAGCTGTCACTACGACTTCTTGGCGACGCTGGCCGATCTCCTGGGTGAAGAAACTCCAGCGGGGAAAGACGGTATCTCCTATCTTCCGACTCTGCTCGGCAATCCTCAAACTCAAATGCATGATTATGTCATCATCAATAATCATTTTAATGCGATGGGTAGTCGTGCTTTGATTTCTCTCGAAGGTTTCAAACTTGTCGAGGCAGACCGGGATCGTGACGACTTTCAACTTTACAATATTCTTGATGACAATGAAGAGCGTGTCGATCTGTCAGAGCGATACCCTGAAAAAGTCAAACAATTGAAACAAACTTTGCGACAGCAGATTAACTCACAGCGACCGGATTTAAGATGACACTGCAGAAGAGATTCATTGTATTCAGTAATTCGTTTGGATTTGCGGCGCTGGCCGTGTTTTTGCTGATTGGGGTCGCGTGCAGTTCCGCCTCCGCAGAGCGGCCGAACGTGCTTTGGATTACCATTGAAGATTGGTCGCCGGACCTGTCGTGCTACGGAACCAAAGGGATCGAAACACCGAACGTTGACCAGCTCGCCGCTGAGGGGATTCGCTATGAGCGTGCATTCACAACCTCGCCGGTCTGTTCGACATCGCGTTCGGCGATGATGACGGGCTTTCACCAGAACTATATCGGTGCTCAGCAGCACCGTACTGATGACAAGAAACCGTTGCCTCACGGCATCAGGCCGATTCCCCATTTGCTCGCTGATGCTGGCTACTTCACTTGCCTGATGAGCCGAAAGACGGACTGCAACTTTTTGCCCGACACGAAGGAAGAACTGTTTATGGGGTCGGACTGGAGCGAACGACAACCGGATCAACCGTTCTTTGCGAGGATCACTTTCGGCGGTACCCATCGGGCATGGAAACGAGACCCCGTGCGACCAATCGCTATCGAAGACGTAGAATTGCCGCCGTATTACCCCGACACGCCCTTCATTCGTCGAGATTGGGCCAACGGTCTCGAACAGATGCAGTTAGTCGACCGGGAGGTAGGCGAACTTTTGACACGACTCGATGACGAAGGGTTATCCGACAATACGATCGTGTTCTTCATCGGTGATCATGGTCGCTGTCACATTCGGGGCAAACAGTTCCTGTATGACGAGGGAACTCGAATTCCGATGATTATGCGTTGGCCAGGTACGGTCGAACCGGGCCAGGTCAGCGATGACTTGGTAATGTCGATCGATATTTGCGCCACCGTGCTCGATGCCGCCGGCGTGAAACCGGCAGTTGCGCTGCATGGGAAGAATTTGCGCAGCGACGCAGTGAAGAATCGGAAATACGTGTTCGCTGCTCGCGACAAGATGGACGATACCCACGACGCTATGCGTAGCATTCGGTCCCGGGACCACAAGTTGATTTTGAATCTGATGCCAGAACGCGCCTACTGTCAATTCAGCTTTTACAAAGAGAGCGCCTATCCACCGCTCGCCGAGTTAAATGTTCTGAATCTGCAAGGCAAACTGACGCCGGAGCAAGCTGCATTCATGGCACCGAGCAAGCCTAAAGTTGAATTGTTCGACCTTCGTAGTGATCCACACGAAATCCACAATGTTGCGGACGACCCAGCATACGCAAACGTCAAAGCAGAGTTGCTCACGGAGTTAGAAAAGTGGCGCACACTCGTAATCAAAGACCAGGGGGTTTCGGATGAATTTCGAGGTGTCGGCGTCTTCCCCGAGACCTGCCCCCTGCCCACCGTCGGCCAATGGGTGCAAGACCACGCGAACGAATTCGATTTCAAAACGGTTGGCGTTCCCGGCTGGTACCCCACCCGCACACTCGAAGAATGGCAGGCGGTCAGGGATGCGTGGCAACCTTGGGTGTTCCGCGAGCCAACGAGTACGATGAAACGCCCGGTGATTTCGTATACGAAAAAGCCGAGCCAGAGGAAATGACGCAGGGGGCGTGGCCGGGGGGCTACCGCCGGCGATGCAGTGGATTACGCAGCCTTGAATTGCTTCTTTTCGAAAACAGCATTGACAGGAGCGCAAGCGAACTTATTATTTTCAGTGTTGCGAACGGTTATCAACTAGTTCGTTAAACAGAGTTCTAGCCAGCCAGTCGACGTCTCCAGAGACGCGGCACCGCCAGCGACACTCGCAATGATTATTGCTGCAGTGTTGTCTGCTGCCGCGTTTGCGCCCCTCGCTTGGTACTGGAGTTTCCTGTGAATTCACAGCGTCTCGAAGTCTGTTTGTCACTCCGTTCACGTCTTTCTCGTCGAACTGCGTTCACCTTGGTCGAGTTATTGGTGGTCATCGCGATCATCGGTGTGCTCGTGGGTTTGTTACTGCCAGCGGTTCAATCGGCCAGGGAGGCTGCTCGCAGGATGCAATGCTCGAACAATCTCAAGCAGATTGGATTGGCGCTGCACAACTACTCGAGCGCCTACAACGAGGAGATTCCCAGCGCCGGCCTGCCCGGCATCGGATATCCCAACGACCATTCGCCGCAAGCCAGACTGCTGCCATTCTTGGAGCAGGCGAATCTCCAGGACCTGATTGACTGGTCGATCCAAATGGGGCACCCGGGCAGCGGTAGTTTGCCGGAAGAGCTGTGGCCGGTCGCGGAGTACGTTGTGCCCACGTTCCAGTGTCCGAGCATGCCGGGCAATCCGGTCACCCCGTTCACAATGGCTGATGGCAACACGGTCAACACGTCAGGGGCCAGCTACGCGATGATACACGGCAACGGTTTAGACGGTGTGACACACGCCGGCCAAGCCGCCAATGGGTTGTGCTGGGTCGAATCACGATTGCGTTGGCGTGATATCCTCGATGGATTGAGCAACACGGTTGCCTTTGCAGAGACAACCGTTGGCGCGGGTGCTGAGTCGAGCGGACCGACGACTTTGGATCCACTTGAGGTTGACTTGCGTGTCTGGCGAGCCAGCGGTTCGGCGAGCAACGCGTTGGATTGGTTGAATACTGGAAGCGGAACCGTTACTGGTTGGAATGGAGGCAAGTCAACGATTTGGTTGCGTGGAAGTTCGCCCAACGGGCTCGTCCTGGCGCTACCACTGACGCCCAACAGCAAGATTCCCGACTTTCAGTCTCGATCGGGCAAAGCGGGGGCATCGCGCAGTTATCACACTGGCGGAGTGCAGTTGCTCTACGCCGACGGCAGCGTGCATTTCACAACCGACAGTATCAACAAAGACACCTGGCATGCGCTTCTCAGCCGTGCAGGTAGAGAAGTTATCGAGCAACCTTAACGGTCTGCGAGCTCCACCGAAGAGTAGGGCAGGGCAGGGCGGGGCACGAGCCATCGCAACCGCCCCGGATCTGCTGGTAGCAGCCGTCACTTTCCTCCGCCCATCATTTCCCGACCCCATCATCCAAGTGTCGCCAGGAGTTGTTCTGTGAGTGCCTCGATGCTGAAGTTCTTCCCCGGTATCGCCGCTATCGTATTCATTCTGTCTTGCCCAGGTCGATATAGCATCGCTCAGCCGCCCCGCCAAGAGGTCGGGGAGACGATTGCTGATCGACCGTCAAAACATTATCGATTTGAGCAGTTTCGCGTGAGCAGTCCCGATGGCGAGAGACACTGGCGTGTTCACTTAGCGATACCCAGAGCGGCCGTGCCACAGACGGGGTTTCCGTCGTTCTGGATGCTCGATGGAAATGCGGCCCTGATGGATCTGGACTCCGCGTTGCTGGAAAAACTAGGAGCCCAAACGGTTCCGCTGGCGCTCGTGTTTCTTTCGCATGAAAGCGAGTTTCGGATTGACTCGGCAGCTCGGTATCGTGACTACACTCCCACGCGCATGCCCACCGAAATCGACGGTCCCATCCAAAATCTCACAGGCGGAGCCGATGCGTTGCTCGAGTTGATCGAGCGGACAATTCGACCGCAGGTCCATAAGCGAGTGCAACTCGACAGCGAGGACCAGACGCTTTGGGGACACTCACTGGGTGGCGTATTCGTACTGCATACTTTGTTCACTCGTACCGGAGCGTTCCAAAATTATGTTGCGGGAAGTCCTTCGATGTGGTGGGGCAAAGGCGTTCCGGCAATCGAAGCCCAAAGATTTGCACTGCACAATGCAGGGCACGCGGTCAACGCGGCTATCCATGTTGGGGGGCGTGAACAAGGCGGCGGATCAAGAGCGACGCGGGGCATCAACAATCCACGTGTATCGGCGATGCTAGAATTGCGTCGATCCGTTCCGCCTGATGCTGCTAAGCAACTCGTGGCTGATTTGGAAGGCGTCGGCAAACTGCAAGTTACTTACCGTGAATTTCCAGAGCTTGACCACGGCGAAATGTTTCGCGCGTCGTTGGTAGGAGGCCTCTGCGCTGCAGCCGGTATCGAAGAGCCCGGAGACATCGCGGCAAACGATGCCATTGCGAGGTGATAGGTGTTTGATGATAACAACAGCAAAGGTGCCGCGGCTGCCACCGCGAGACAGAAACTTGGGTCCATCCGGGTTGGTTGTGGGTAAATCCAGCATGTTGGATTTTAGAGGCATGGCGGTGACCCGGGTGTGATCGAGAGAATGAGCAAGCACCTTGATTGCAGAAGCCACTGCCTAACGCAATTTCTGAGAGCGAGTTTAGGGAGCGGCGTTGATCTCTACAGATCCAAGCATGCGGTCACCCAGTTCATCACCAAACATTCGGTGTAACGCGTCAGCCAATCGGTCGTAGTCCGATTGCTGAGGAACCGAGCCGATGGGATAGGCCCATCCGTCGGACGCGTGTTCGACGGTGAGGTCACCAAAAGCATCTGGAAACTGTGAGAGAAAGGATTCGATTCGAATCTGTTGTTGGGTCGACGAGTTGCGGTAGACTTGCGAGTTGCCGACCACGGCACCATACATAAACGCGATTGGAATGGC
This genomic window from Allorhodopirellula heiligendammensis contains:
- a CDS encoding DUF1559 domain-containing protein, translating into MNSQRLEVCLSLRSRLSRRTAFTLVELLVVIAIIGVLVGLLLPAVQSAREAARRMQCSNNLKQIGLALHNYSSAYNEEIPSAGLPGIGYPNDHSPQARLLPFLEQANLQDLIDWSIQMGHPGSGSLPEELWPVAEYVVPTFQCPSMPGNPVTPFTMADGNTVNTSGASYAMIHGNGLDGVTHAGQAANGLCWVESRLRWRDILDGLSNTVAFAETTVGAGAESSGPTTLDPLEVDLRVWRASGSASNALDWLNTGSGTVTGWNGGKSTIWLRGSSPNGLVLALPLTPNSKIPDFQSRSGKAGASRSYHTGGVQLLYADGSVHFTTDSINKDTWHALLSRAGREVIEQP
- a CDS encoding sulfatase family protein, with the protein product MTLQKRFIVFSNSFGFAALAVFLLIGVACSSASAERPNVLWITIEDWSPDLSCYGTKGIETPNVDQLAAEGIRYERAFTTSPVCSTSRSAMMTGFHQNYIGAQQHRTDDKKPLPHGIRPIPHLLADAGYFTCLMSRKTDCNFLPDTKEELFMGSDWSERQPDQPFFARITFGGTHRAWKRDPVRPIAIEDVELPPYYPDTPFIRRDWANGLEQMQLVDREVGELLTRLDDEGLSDNTIVFFIGDHGRCHIRGKQFLYDEGTRIPMIMRWPGTVEPGQVSDDLVMSIDICATVLDAAGVKPAVALHGKNLRSDAVKNRKYVFAARDKMDDTHDAMRSIRSRDHKLILNLMPERAYCQFSFYKESAYPPLAELNVLNLQGKLTPEQAAFMAPSKPKVELFDLRSDPHEIHNVADDPAYANVKAELLTELEKWRTLVIKDQGVSDEFRGVGVFPETCPLPTVGQWVQDHANEFDFKTVGVPGWYPTRTLEEWQAVRDAWQPWVFREPTSTMKRPVISYTKKPSQRK
- a CDS encoding arylsulfatase; this encodes MSVLSICAASTHTCGADRPPNVILIFADDLGPGMLGCYGQQVVTTPHIDQLAAEGMKFTNYYGGVYCAPARWTLLTGMHDGRVGGWANSRPGLPILRDAGKITEAQYQTRLAELKRNSHPIGDDEVFLAQIAQHAGYETAQFGKLDRGFLTWHERVKRFGWDFYEGYYDHQRCHGFYPPYLWRNGERFELPGNRMADCGKTSEAGDEPVGYGGETYSQNVFIEGILKYLRSHQDKPFFLYHPTQLPHGPVAIPELHPDFADHPSMTLAEKKYASMVKMLDDHVGLIMAELKSLGLDDDTVVLFSSDNGHELYYGPKPAYKKQQLPSGEPANLTDKKWRTREHGDIFDGAGGRAGLKRSGYQGGMQCPLIVRWPGKIASGTETSLLSCHYDFLATLADLLGEETPAGKDGISYLPTLLGNPQTQMHDYVIINNHFNAMGSRALISLEGFKLVEADRDRDDFQLYNILDDNEERVDLSERYPEKVKQLKQTLRQQINSQRPDLR
- a CDS encoding alpha/beta hydrolase is translated as MSASMLKFFPGIAAIVFILSCPGRYSIAQPPRQEVGETIADRPSKHYRFEQFRVSSPDGERHWRVHLAIPRAAVPQTGFPSFWMLDGNAALMDLDSALLEKLGAQTVPLALVFLSHESEFRIDSAARYRDYTPTRMPTEIDGPIQNLTGGADALLELIERTIRPQVHKRVQLDSEDQTLWGHSLGGVFVLHTLFTRTGAFQNYVAGSPSMWWGKGVPAIEAQRFALHNAGHAVNAAIHVGGREQGGGSRATRGINNPRVSAMLELRRSVPPDAAKQLVADLEGVGKLQVTYREFPELDHGEMFRASLVGGLCAAAGIEEPGDIAANDAIAR